Within the Streptomyces showdoensis genome, the region TCCGGAACGCCAGTACCAGGTCAGGCGATCCTGTGTGCACCCGATCAAGGAGGCCGGCGAAAGCCTCGCCGTCGGCATCTTGGTCATGGGTGACCCCATGACCAAGATGGATGAGCATGACCAGGAGCCGGTCGATGAACACCAGCCGTTACTTCTCGCCGGCACCCACAGCACGCCGCCGCGGCCGGGAGGCCAGCTGTGCCTGGTCACGTTCATGCCATAACGGGCTGAGGTCCGCGTCGAGTTCAGCTTTCACGTCGGCTGACGAGCCCGTGATCCTACGGTTGCTGACGACCCTGCACGAGTCACGGTTCCGACCGGCTCACCATGATCGACCACTCGTGGCTCGACGTCTCGCCGCTTACCGTGCACGAGCTCGTCAGTTGCCGGGGAATACCGTGCCGAGGGGCTTCCAGCCGTTCGGGCCCGAGGTGTCGCCGCCGTCGAAGAGCCAGGCGGAGACGGAGCCCGCAGGGCCGGCCAGGAGGTAGTCGGCGTGGCTGTCGCCGTCGAAGTCGGCCAGTTCAACCCGGTTGTGGTCGGTGGTCACCCCGGTCGCCGTCCGGTCCAGGAACCGCCAGCCGCCGTGGCCGTCGCCGCCCCGGTTGAGATAGGTGATGACAGACCCATCGGGTGCGACGGCCCAGTAGTCGGCGCGGCCGTCGCCGTCGTGGTCGGCGAGGCGGACCCGGGTGCGGTCCTGGGTCGTGCCGGAGGCCACCTGGCCCAGGGGACGCCAGCCGGTGTTGCCCGTGGCGTCGCCGCCCCGGTTGAGCCAGGCGTTCACCGCGCCGTTGTCGGCGACGGTGAGGTAGTCCGCCCGGCCGTCGCCGTCGAAGTCCGCGAGCCGGACCTGCTCGGGCCTGGTGGTGGTGCCCGTGGCCACCGTGCCGATGCCCTGCCAGCCGCTCGCGCCCACGACGTCACCGCCGTGGTTCAGCCAGACGCGCACCGAACCGTCGGCCTGGATCACCCAGTAGTCGGCGCGGCCGTCGCCGTCGAAGTCGGCGAGCCGGACCCGGGTACGGTCGTTCGTGGTGCCGGTGGCGACCGCGCCGAGCGCCTGCCAGCCGACGCCCGGCGTGCCACCCCGGTTCAGCCAGGCGCGCACCTCGCCGTTGTCCGCGATGACGAGCCGGTCGGTGCGGCTGTCGCCGTCGAAGTCGGCCCAGCGGACGGAACCGGTGCCGCCCGCCTCGTTCCCGGCCCGCGGGGCCTTGGCCCGGACGACCCACCCGTCGGTGAACGCCTGCTCCAGGGCACCGTCGTACACCCGGGCCATCTTCCGGTACCCGGCGTCGTTGGGGTGTATACCGTCCGGGAGTTCGGTGGCGACGTCCACGTTCGGCGCATCGACGAAGGTGAACCGTTCCCCGCGAGCACGCCTGTCGAGCTGCTGGTCGCGGATGAGGCCGTTGAACCGGATGGTCTCGTCCGCGACCCCGGTCGTCTCGGTGAACAGGCCCTGGACGATGACGGTCAAGCCGGGCCGGTTGGCGAAGAGCGTGTCGATCAGCTCCGTCATCCGGTCCGCGGCCTTGTCCGGAGGGGGGCGGTCGTTCTTCAGGTCGTTGATCCCGAGGTGGAGCAGGACCACGTCGGGGTCCGCCGCCCGCTGCCACTGCGTGACTCGGGGCAGGATCCCCTCGATGGTCCAGCCGCTGTGCCCCTCGTGGTCGCCGTCCTGGACACCGCCGGACGAGCCCGAGCCGACGAAGTCCGGCGTGAAGTGGGACCGGTCGGCCATCAGCTCCCACAGCGGCGCCCGGTACCCGCCCCCGCTCGAGCTGAGCACGCCCTCGGTGATCGAGTCGCCCAGCGGCATGATCCGTACCAGCGGAGGGGCGGGCGCCGGGGCGGCGACGGCGGGGGCGGTGCCCAGGAGCACGGAACCGAGGGCGACCGAAAGGCCGGCCGCGACAGCGGTGATGCGCTTCATCAGGGTGAGGTGCCTTTGTTGGAAGAGACGGTCCGGCCGGGTGGGCCGCGTCGGCTCGGCCAGACTAGGCCTGTTCCATAAGTGGATCAAGGTCTGCCATGCTGCCGCCCTCACCGCGGACAGCGTGGGGCAGTGCTCAGGCGCCGTCAGCAGGCCTCGCGGCGTCGAAGTCGGCTTCCGCTCGACCCCAACCGCTTCCAGTTCCTAGGTCGACGACGAGAGGTCGACTGCCTCGTGAGCGCCAGCGACGCCATCGCCGCGCACCTCGGCTGCAGGCAGCAGGGATTGGCGGCCTGCTCCAGGACATGCGCACTCTTGCGAGGCTTCTCCGCCCGGCGGGCCCTGAGCCTGGGCGCCCCGGAGCGGGGATCCATGAACAGCTCGTCGTTTTCCGGGTACCCGTCGTCCGCCGTAGCCGCCGCGGACAGGCGCCCGCGCAGCTGGGCCGCCAGGGGAGTTCCGCAGGGAGGGCGGCGGGCCGGGCACGTTGCACGAGATAGCCCTGCGCGCGGCCTCACGCAGCTCACGCCGCTCGGCCTCATGGAGGACGAGGTGCGCCCTCGGGATGCTCCTCCGACGGTCGGGCGCCCACCCGAGGCCGGCAGGGTTGCCCTCCCCGTGCCCGGCTGCTGCCTCCGCCAGCAAGCCTTCCAGCCAGATCCGAGCCGCCCGCGCGCCCTTACCGTGCGCCCCCTCAAGGTGTCTGAATGGGGTGTGTGCCGGCGTGTGAAGCGTTGGCTCGACAACAGGAGGCGCCATGCCCGAGCCTTGGTATGAGGAAGCCGAGAAGGTCAACGAACGTTACCGGGAAGACCATGATCTTCCGGCCCCCGGAGTGAAAGAAGAACTCACGGTAGCCGGGGTGACGCTCTTCGCGGCCCTCGGCGGCCCCGTCGCGCGCAAGATTGTGCGCCAGTCCTTCAAGAAGGCTGTCGACGAGTCCTGACGGTCAGCGGTCACGCAGCAGCCTCCCCGCACTGGTACGGCAGCGGGGAGGCTGCTGAGAGCTGAGAGCTGAGAGCTGAGAGCTGAGAGCTGAGCGCGCCGACTGCGCTCCACACTGGTTTGATGCCGACCGCAGCCGCCCTGATTGGGGGTCCGGACATGGCGTGCGATCTTTTCGGTGGGTCCTCCGGGAGGACCGGCCTGTCTCGTGGACGGACGAGGGTGTGGTTCGCGGTTGCTGGTTGTTCTTAATTGGTCGACACAACTCACGATGATCAACGGTGGGCCGTCCTCATCGCAGACCAGCCTCGCTCAACACGATCGGGCCAGCGTCAGATGGGTTGTCTGCTGTCAGAGGGTGGCGGCACGCAGCATGATCAGGGCGACGGAGGCCATGGTGAGGACTACGGCCGGGGATGCGCCTTTACGGTCGCCGACGCGCAGGTGGAAGGCGACCGCCCCGGCGAAGTAGAGCGTCAGGCCGATCGCGGCGGCGATTCCGGCGGGTCCCCACCACAGTCCGGTGATCACACCGGCCGCGCCCGCGATCTGAGCGCCTATCAGGAAAGCCATCATGCTCTGCGGTACTCCGAGGGTCGCCATCTGCTCGGTGATGTGCCGTGTCCGCAGAGACTTGGCTCCGGCAGATACCAGAAGAAGCGCCGACATGAACACGGTGACGACGGCAAGAGAGACGAACATGGCTGAAACCTCAATCGTGCGAGATGCGAGTAGGGGCTGTGCGCACCTCGACGACGATAGGCAGCCGTCAGGTACCTCCAGGTAACCTTCGGGGCATGAGCCTGCGCCCCGGAGTTGTGTTCCTTGCCGACTGTCCCGCTCTCCTGGCGATGGAGATCATCGCCAGCAAGTGGTCCATGGTCACGCTCTTCGCGCTGACCGACGGCCCGTTGCGCCACGGCGAGCTGGTCGAGCTGAGCGGTGGCATTTCGCGCAAGGTGCTGACCCAGACGTTGCGCCGACTCCAGGCCAACGGACTCGTCGAGCGGCACGCGTACGCTGAGGCGCCGCCGCGCGTGGAGTACGGCCTGACCGATCTCGGGCGAACTCTGGAGGAGCCCATCAGGATGCTCACCGCATGGGCGCGAGAGAACGGCGAGGCGGTCGTCACCTTCCGGGAAGCAGCCGAGGCGGCCAGGGTCAACGAGGCGGATCAGGCGACCCCGGTGCAGTCCCCTCATGCTGATGAGAACCCGAGCCGTTTCTGATCGATACAAGAGGCTGTACCTGTAGACCCTGCCGTCGCTGGAGACTTGGCCATCCCCGTGATCGGGGCCCTCCTGCACGGGGCCAACGTGGACCGTCACCTCAGGATCAAGCCCTTGGTCCTGAGGGGCCTTCCGCAACCGGCGGGCCCCAGAGGGCGCTGCTACCAGTGCGCAGATATTCGGTGTCCGCCCGGCGCGGCGGCACGGCTGAGGCCACCCACGATCGACGACGGGCGGTGGCAACGAAGGGCCGCTCCGCAACAGTGACCAAGAACTACGGCTCGAGTATCGGGCGGCGGAGGAGCAGCTCCACCGCCGCTTTGCGATCCTCTTCTGGACCAGCCCCGGCGGCCGCCTGCTCCTGAAGCTCCGCCGCGGCTTCCTTGTCCAGGACCGTTTGGTTCCTCGGTCAGCGGGGCGACTCGCTTCGGTCAGGGTGGTGAGTCGCCGTCTTACGGGTCGGGGGTGCGGCGGGTCCGGAGAGCTCTTCGGGGTGTGCGGTCTTGCCCCGTCATAGGTTGCCGCACCGAAGAGTGTCGACGGTCGTGTTTACCCGCGGACGGCGGTCGTGGGAGGCGGCTTGGGCTGCGGTGGGAATACCAAGATCGCCGCAGCAGTTGGGGCGCCCATATGGCCCCGACGGGAGGGCCATGACGATAGGGGGAGAGTGGGATGCGGGCAGTTGGGTTCCGGTTCAACGGAGGCGTCGAGGTACTGGAGGAGCTGGAGCTGCCCGAGCCGGTGCCGGCTGCCGGCCAGGTCGCTGTGCGGGTCGCCTTCGCGGGCGTCAATTTCGCCGAGATCCAGCACCGGCGGGGCGAGTTCGGCGCCCCGGACGGGCCTGGTGGAGTGGACGTTCCCGGGTTGGAGGTAGCCGGCACGGTCGCCGCGCTCGGAGCGGGGGTCAGCGGGCTGGTGGTCGGCGAACCGGTTGCGGCGTATCTGCCTGCCTTCGGCGGATACGCCGAGGTGGTGACCGCGGACACGCGGTTCGTCCGGTCGCTGCGCACGGCGGCAGGAGAGGTGGACCCGGCTGAGGCGGCGGGGCTGCCGTGTGTCTTCCCGACGGCCTTTGGTGTGCTCAAGGATGCCGGGCGGCTGCGGGAGGGGGAGGACGTGCTGATCCACTCCGCGGCGGGAGGCGTCGGCTTCGCGGCCGCCCAGCTGGCCCGGGAGTTGGGGGCCGCTCGGGTGTACGGCACGGTCGGCTCGGTGGAGAAGATCCCGTACGGCCTCGAACTCGGCTACGACGGAGTGTTCCTGCGTGACGGCTTCGCGGAGGGGCTGGCCGAGGTGACCGGTGGCCGGGGCGTGGACCTGGTCCTCGATCCCGTCGGCGGGCCGGTTCGGGAGCAGAGCCTGGCCGTCTTGGCGCCGTTCGGCCGCCTGGTGGCCTACGGAGACCTCGGTCGGCACGAGCAGTGGACGGCCTCGGTGTGGGACTTGTGGAAGGGCAATCGGACCATCGCCGGGTTCAACATCGGCGACCTCGCGCGTCGGGCTCCCGAGCGGATCGGCGAGTACCTCGCCGAGGCCCTCCGGCTGCTCGCGGTGGGGCGGATCCGGCCCGGGGTGACGCAGGTCCTGCCGCTGGCCGAGGCGGCGAAGGCACACCAGCTCCTGGAGACGGGCACCGGCCGCGGCAAGGCCCTTCTCTCGCTCGCCTGATCTGGAGTCGACCAGCCCAGCCGGCCGGCGCATTTCCGGTGACGCCTGCTGAACTCTGGTCGCGCGGCGTAGGGTGCCGCCGGTCACCGGACCAGGAGAGGGGAGTTGCGCGACCGTCCACCATCGACGTGGCGCTCCTGGATGACGTCCTGCACGGCACCGTCAACGACAAGGACGGTGCCGACGGCGGGGACGGTGACGGTTTAGGCGGCGAGGGAAAGAATGCGCTTCTGAGGACCTGATCCGCTGATCCGACTCGTTGACCTTTTGGAGCAGGACCGTAAAATCGGAGCGTCGTTTCACCTTTCCGAGCCGGATAGACTCGTAGCACTGAAGGAGGTTGAGGAGATTTTGGGTGCCCTCCGGAAAACGCATAGCGTGGGAAACGTGAAACGCCTGCTGGAGTCCAGCCGGAGTATGGCGACCTTGGTGCGTAAGGCAAAACTGTCAGGCGGCCCCATCGATGAGCTGCATATCAGGCTTGGCATTGCCGTAATCTCATCCGCTCGCCCCATCACCGGCTGGCGATAAACTTCCCAGGATCATCGACGGCCTTGGGGTTGTAGGCGAGATCTGTTATCGCCGGCTCGATCGCTGCGTCATTCTGGCTGCACCTGACAAGAGGCCTTCGAAAGGCTTTCGCGCTTGGCGTGGCTGCCGATTTCGGGAGTAAGATTCGGTGCGCCGGATACGGTCGGTCGGCAACCTGTACCGGATGACCCAACAGGCGTTGCGCGCCTTCGCGACTCTCTGCGTGACCGAAGCCCAAGGTCACTTGGATGCTCTCACCGCCGCTTACGCCGTGCACCGGGCCTCCTGGCAGGCCTGGATCGCCTGATCGATCCGCTACGTGATCTCGGTCCCCTCGCCTCCGGTAGCGTGTCCGGCTCGGGCGGGGGCTTGTCGATGCCAAGGCTGCGGCGTGCAGACGCTGCAGAGGACCGCAGCCGCCTACGGTCCCGATCATGGATTCCGCCTCGCCTGCCGCGGTAGCTGCCCGTACCCCCACCAGCCGTGGCAGAGCGTCGCGCTCGTGGTCCTGGACGGGTGAGCAGCCCTGACGTGGCTGGAGTCGATCAACGCCCGCGACCGGTCCAGCTGCTTCGTCGACCGCAGCCTCGTCAGCGGGACGCATGAAGCCGGTCCCGCGCCCCGGACTCGTTCCGCGCAGCCAGTCGTCGGCAGCGCGTCATACCGGATCTTGAGCCGAGCTCCTGAGGCAGGAACTCCCATTGGAACCCGGTGTGGAGGACGAACAGGGTTCCGCGCAGAGCCTGCCGGTCAGGCACCCGCGGCCGACCCGCCACCAGCTGCGGTGCCGAGCCCGGCAATATCGGCTTGACCAGGAACCACGGTTCATCGGACTCAATCCACCGCCGAGAGTTCCTCTTCGCCACGAACGGATCAGCGGGCATCCAAGCCGACAGTCACGCCATCCACGGCTTCTGTGAGGACCTCTTGACCGGCAGGACCTGAAGAGACGTCTTGGCCGCCGTCGCGGCAGACGTCGCGGACGTCGGGGCGTCGGCGGAACCCGGCTGACTCGTACGTGGCGACGGCGCCGACGTTGGAGCTCGGGGTGCCGACGAGCGCGCTGGACGAGCCGAGTTCCCGGAGCGCGGCCGCCGCGGCGATGGTGATCGCCCTGCCATGGCCGAGGTGGCGATGGGCCCTGTGCACGCCCATCGGCTCGAGCAGGCCGGGTCGGCCGCGGCCCGCCGACCACACAGTCACCGACGCCACGGCGTTGCCCTTGTCGTCGTAGGCCAAGAGGCTCCGCGCGTCGGTGTACGGCGACCCGGCCGTCAT harbors:
- a CDS encoding FG-GAP-like repeat-containing protein codes for the protein MKRITAVAAGLSVALGSVLLGTAPAVAAPAPAPPLVRIMPLGDSITEGVLSSSGGGYRAPLWELMADRSHFTPDFVGSGSSGGVQDGDHEGHSGWTIEGILPRVTQWQRAADPDVVLLHLGINDLKNDRPPPDKAADRMTELIDTLFANRPGLTVIVQGLFTETTGVADETIRFNGLIRDQQLDRRARGERFTFVDAPNVDVATELPDGIHPNDAGYRKMARVYDGALEQAFTDGWVVRAKAPRAGNEAGGTGSVRWADFDGDSRTDRLVIADNGEVRAWLNRGGTPGVGWQALGAVATGTTNDRTRVRLADFDGDGRADYWVIQADGSVRVWLNHGGDVVGASGWQGIGTVATGTTTRPEQVRLADFDGDGRADYLTVADNGAVNAWLNRGGDATGNTGWRPLGQVASGTTQDRTRVRLADHDGDGRADYWAVAPDGSVITYLNRGGDGHGGWRFLDRTATGVTTDHNRVELADFDGDSHADYLLAGPAGSVSAWLFDGGDTSGPNGWKPLGTVFPGN
- a CDS encoding DoxX family protein, which produces MFVSLAVVTVFMSALLLVSAGAKSLRTRHITEQMATLGVPQSMMAFLIGAQIAGAAGVITGLWWGPAGIAAAIGLTLYFAGAVAFHLRVGDRKGASPAVVLTMASVALIMLRAATL
- a CDS encoding winged helix-turn-helix transcriptional regulator; this encodes MSLRPGVVFLADCPALLAMEIIASKWSMVTLFALTDGPLRHGELVELSGGISRKVLTQTLRRLQANGLVERHAYAEAPPRVEYGLTDLGRTLEEPIRMLTAWARENGEAVVTFREAAEAARVNEADQATPVQSPHADENPSRF
- a CDS encoding quinone oxidoreductase family protein; this encodes MRAVGFRFNGGVEVLEELELPEPVPAAGQVAVRVAFAGVNFAEIQHRRGEFGAPDGPGGVDVPGLEVAGTVAALGAGVSGLVVGEPVAAYLPAFGGYAEVVTADTRFVRSLRTAAGEVDPAEAAGLPCVFPTAFGVLKDAGRLREGEDVLIHSAAGGVGFAAAQLARELGAARVYGTVGSVEKIPYGLELGYDGVFLRDGFAEGLAEVTGGRGVDLVLDPVGGPVREQSLAVLAPFGRLVAYGDLGRHEQWTASVWDLWKGNRTIAGFNIGDLARRAPERIGEYLAEALRLLAVGRIRPGVTQVLPLAEAAKAHQLLETGTGRGKALLSLA
- a CDS encoding transposase, with amino-acid sequence MPADPFVAKRNSRRWIESDEPWFLVKPILPGSAPQLVAGRPRVPDRQALRGTLFVLHTGFQWEFLPQELGSRSGMTRCRRLAARNESGARDRLHASR